The Streptomyces sp. NBC_00569 genomic sequence ACCTCCCCGTACTGCTGCTCGGCTGGGCGTTGCTCGAAGGGCTCGGGGCCTCCCTCATCCTGCCCGCGATCGTGGCGCTCGTGGCGGGCAACTTCACCACCGAACGCCGTCCCACCGCGTACGGACTCGTCGCGGCCGCGGCGGCCGTGGCGATCGCGGTGGGGCCGCTCGTCGGAGGGCTCGCGACGACGTACTTCTCCTGGCGCTGGGTGTTCGCCGGTGAGGTGGTGGTCGTGCTGGCCATCCTGGTGCTCGCCCGCCCCATCGCCGACGCGCCGGTCGGCGAACGCACCCGCATCGACCTCCTCGGCTGCGTGCTCTCCGCCCTCGGCCTCGGGATCTCCGTCTACGGAGTCCTCCGCTCGGACGAATGGGGCTGGTTCCAGCCCAAACCCGGCGCGCCTTCGTGGCTCGGGATCTCGCTGGTCGTGTGGCTGGCGCTGGCCGGTCTGCTGCTGATCTGGCTCTTCCTCCGCTGGGAGGCCCGCCTGGTGAAGCGGCGCAAGGAGCCGCTCATCGACCCGGCCCTGCTGCAGAACAAGCAGCTCACCGGCGGCCTGACGATGTTCTTCTTCCAGTACCTCCTGCAGATGGGCGTGTTCTTCGTCGTCCCGCTGTATCTGTCGGTCGCCCTGGGCCTGTCCGCGCTCAAGACCGGTGCCCGCCTCCTGCCGCTCTCGCTGACACTGCTGGCGGCCGCGATCCTGATCCCGCGCTTCTTCCCGGACGTCTCGCCGCGCCGGGTGGTGCGGCTCGGGATCCTCGCGCTGCTCGCGGGCGCGGTGGTCCTGATGGCCGCGCTCGACGCGGGAGCCGGTGCGGAAATCGTCACCGTCCCCCTCCTGCTGATCGGGCTCGGCATGGGCGCGCTGGCGTCCCAGCTGGGGTCGGTGACCGTGTCCGCGGTGCCGGAGGCGCAGAGCGCGGAAGTCGGCGGGGTCCAGAACGCCGTCACCAACCTGGGCGCCTCGCTCGGTACGGCACTCGCCGGGTCGATCCTCATCGCCGCGCTCACGACCTCGTTCGTGACCAGCATCGAGCAGAACCCGGCGGTCCCGGCCGACGTCAGGAGTCAGGCCTCCGTCGAGCTCCAGAGCGGCGCCCCCTTCCTCTCGGACGCCCAGCTCAAGACCGCGCTCGACGAATCCGGCACGAGCACGGAGGTCTCACAGGCGGCGCTCGACGCGAACAGCGCAGCACGGCTCGACGGCCTGCGCGCCGCACTCGCCGTCCTCGCCCTGACGGCGCTGCTCGCCCTGTTCTTCACCCCACGGATCCCGACGACCCAGCCGCGCTCCGCAACGCCCTAGCCAGCCGCCCGTACACGTGAGTGGGGCCCGGCACTGTGTGTGCCGGGCCCCACTCACGCATACGACTGCTCAGGCGTCCAGAACCTGCCCGACACTGGTTTCGTCCTCCTCGTGACGGGCCTGATCGCGATCGGGCCTGCGGCTGAGTTGTACCGCGGGGCGGGCCCGCCGCGTCGGCTTGCTGTTGTCGCCGCTCTCCTTGCGCTGGCAACGGTGAGACTGCTCGTGGCTGCAGCAGTGAACTGGGCCTTTCCTGCGCTGGCTGATCCGGGCGTCGGTAGCCTCGTCGGCCACCTTGTTGCGTTGCCCATCGGCGTGGCTGTGTTGGCTTGGTTCCTCACCAGGGCGAACGTTGCCTGATGCGGCACTAGGGCTGTCTGGAGTCGTGATCATATTGGGGGGAGCCTGAGGATCCAGGTGGTTGAACCCGGCAGCTGAAGCCCCGCCAGGTAGGTGCCCGGCGTCTTGCCGTACCGGATGGCGAATTTCCTGGCGATCACGGGATATCGGTGTGAGCGCGAAGGGGAGCCAAGTGGACTGGCGTTACGACGAGGCGTTGACGGCGCAGATCCAGCGGATGGACCGGGCGCAGCGGCATCAGGCCGTGTTTCTCGCGCTGCGGAAGTTGCAGGCGCCTCTGCTGGACATTGAGATGCCCAGGGACTGGGGAGTCGACCCAGCAGCAGTCGATTCCCTGCTCCGCTGTGGTGCGGCGCAGCTGGACGGCGAGCCCGACGACGCGTTCCAGCAGGCCATCACTGGGCTGAGCCGTGCACCGCTGTTCGAGTCTGAGGTCGATCCAGAACTCGCCGAAAGCTTCCAATTGGAGGCGATCGGTGGGTGGATCTTGGTGGGGGAAGCCTTGGGCGAGATGAGTGAGGTCCAGACTGACAGAATCGTCATTCTCGCCCGGGAACAGGCCGTATACCTCGACCAGTGCATTGACAGCACGCTGACGGTGGTGGCAGACGAAGGACTGCGCGAGCGCTATCTCGCGAATGCCGCAAGCCGGCTCCGCGCTTACAGCCTGGGGTATTTCGCCACCAGAAACCTTGAAGTCGAAGGGCGGTGCCATGAAGCCATCCTGGCCGCTTCTGCTGGTGGCGGCCTGCTCACCTCTGAGGCAGGGCGTGAGCTGCTGAACAGCTGTGACAACTACAGCAGCGAGATGGTGTCGGCCCTGAGGGCCTTCCCGACATAGTCGGCAGGGCCACGTCTGCTGAGAGCCGTGATCTCGGTTCGGTGATCGCTTCCGGCAGCCACGATCGAACTGGTAGATCTCTCACGTGCCGCGACGCGAACTGAACGATGAAGACGGGGAGTTGGTCCGCCCTCACCTGCCGATCGGGCAGTACGGCCCCTATCCGGAGCACCTGCGTGACCAGCTGGAAGGGCTCATCTGGCGGTTCCGCACAGGCAGCCCGTGGCGGGACGTCCCTGAGGCATACGGCTCCTGGTCCAGGGTCTACGACCGATTCGCGCAGTGGCGCGCTGCCGGGGTGTTCGCCGCCGTGATGGAGGCCGATTTGAACCCACGGTGACTCGCGCCACGACGGTTTTCAAGATAGTTCACGCTCTTGCCCCCTCGTGAAGACTTCAACGCACGCGGGTTAATCT encodes the following:
- a CDS encoding MFS transporter, which codes for MAPAADTAESPARARLVLLTLAAGQFLMALDSSVMNVSIATVAEDVGTTVTGIQGAITAYTLVMAMFMIPGGKVGALIGRKRAFMIGCCVYGCGSLTTSLAPNLPVLLLGWALLEGLGASLILPAIVALVAGNFTTERRPTAYGLVAAAAAVAIAVGPLVGGLATTYFSWRWVFAGEVVVVLAILVLARPIADAPVGERTRIDLLGCVLSALGLGISVYGVLRSDEWGWFQPKPGAPSWLGISLVVWLALAGLLLIWLFLRWEARLVKRRKEPLIDPALLQNKQLTGGLTMFFFQYLLQMGVFFVVPLYLSVALGLSALKTGARLLPLSLTLLAAAILIPRFFPDVSPRRVVRLGILALLAGAVVLMAALDAGAGAEIVTVPLLLIGLGMGALASQLGSVTVSAVPEAQSAEVGGVQNAVTNLGASLGTALAGSILIAALTTSFVTSIEQNPAVPADVRSQASVELQSGAPFLSDAQLKTALDESGTSTEVSQAALDANSAARLDGLRAALAVLALTALLALFFTPRIPTTQPRSATP
- a CDS encoding transposase, producing MPRRELNDEDGELVRPHLPIGQYGPYPEHLRDQLEGLIWRFRTGSPWRDVPEAYGSWSRVYDRFAQWRAAGVFAAVMEADLNPR